GGACGTCGCCAAGCTCAAGTCGACGGTGGACGGGCTGCTCAAGTCGGTCTCCGACGACGGGCGCATCCACACCACCTTCAACCAGACGGTGGCCGCCACCGGCCGGCTCTCCTCCACCGAGCCCAACCTGCAGAACATCCCCATCCGCACTCAGGAGGGGCGGCGGATCCGCCGGGCCTTCGTGGTGGGGCAGGGATACGAATGCCTCCTCACCGCCGACTACAGCCAGATCGAGATGCGGATCATGGCGCACCTGTCGGCCGACGACGCGCTGATCCAGGCGTTCAACTCCGGCGCCGACTTCCACGCGGTGACCGCCTCGTCGGTCTTCACGGTGCCGCTCGCCGAGGTCACCCCGGACCAGCGCCGCAAGATCAAGGCGATGAACTACGGCCTGGCGTACGGGCTGAGCGCCTTCGGCCTGTCCCAGCAGCTCGGCATCACCGCCGAGGAGGCGCGTGGGCTGATGGAGGACTACTTCGCCGGGTTCGGCGGAGTCCGCGACTACCTGCACGAGGTGGTCGCCCGGGCCCGCCAGGACGGCTACACCTCCACCATCCTCGGCCGCCGGCGCTACCTGCCCGACCTGGTCAGCGACAACCGGCAGCGGCGGGAGATGGCCGAGCGGATGGCGCTCAACGCACCGATCCAGGGCTCCGCGGCGGACATCATCAAGGTCGCCATGCTGCACGTCGACAGCGCGCTGCGCGACGCCGGGCTGGGCTCCCGGATGCTGCTGCAGGTGCACGACGAGCTGGTCTTCGAGGTGGCGCCGGGGGAGCGGGCCGCGCTGGAGGAGCTGGTGCGCCGCGAGATGGGCGGGGCCTACCCGCTCTCCGTGCCCCTGGAGGTCTCCGTCGGCGACGGCCGCGACTGGAACAGCGCCGACCACTGACGCGATATCGGCCCGGCTCAGCCCTTGAGCGGGTCGTGGCCCCAGTTCATCAGCGACCAGCGCCAGCGGGTGTCGCGCACGTCGCCCGAGGGGCGTTGGGCCATGTGCCGGTGCACGTACCCGACGACCTTGCGCATGTGCCGGTAGTCGGCCTCGGTGAGCTGGTCGCGCTTGCGCCGCAACAGGTCGACGATCCGGCGGCCGGACGCGTGGCCGACCGACTCGCCGCCCTTGCCACCCTTGCGCCAGCCGACGTGCTTGGACTCCTCGGTCTCCAACCACGTGGACAGCTCGGCGGGCCTCATGTTCACCGCCTCGGTGAACTCCCGGTAGGTCTGCTGGTCGTCGTCACTCCGGCTCACGGCGCAGCACCTCCGGCCGGTGGGCGACGTCCCGGCCTGAGTGGTCGTTGCGGATGCGGTACTGCGGAGCCTCCGGCGACGCGTTCACGGTGTGTCCCCGTACCTGCTTGCGCTCGGTCAGCTTCTCCTGGACGACGCCGCGCCCACGACCGCTGTGGCTGGCCCAGGAGACGTGGTCACCTCGGTGGAACTCCTTCTCGGCCATGCCGCCGGGTTACCCGGACCCGCCGGCGGTAAACGACGTCGCCAGCCTAGGGAGTGACGTCGGCGATCGGCAGCTTGATCTCGAAGGGCTCGGTCAACTCGATCAGCTCCGCGCTGTCCGCGACGAGTTCGTACTGCCGCTCCCCGCCCGGCCCGATCCGGTCACCGAGGCGGTACGCGTACAGGTGCACCGGGTCCTGTTCGATGCGCCAGTAGAAGGGGATGCCGGCGGCGGCGTACTCACCCGGCTTGGCGAACCGGTCGACCCGGCGGGTGCCCGGCGAGACGACCTCGACGGCCAGGACGACGTCCGCCGGCCGTAGCCGGGACCGGTCGGACGGCAGCCCGGCGCGGCACAGCAGCACGTCCGGTTGTCGGCTGGTGTTGTGGCTGAGCCCGACGCCGACCGCCTGAGCGGCACGTAGGTGCGGGAGGGCGTCACCTGGATGACTCCGTCAACGAGTTCGACGCGGGGGGCGTCCTCCGGCAGGTTGAGCAGATCCTCCAGCGTGTAGTCGGCACGCTGCTGCCGCATCGGGTCCGGAGACCAGCGGCCAGGCGGTGTCGCGATCGGCCCGGCGCTCACCGGTTCAGCCTAACCTCGCCCGATGCCGTGGGCGTCGCACGCGCTGTCCGCGCCTTCGCTGTTTCCGGTCACCCGCCCGGCTTCTCGGCGACGAAGATGGCGGTGCCGGGGAAGAGCCGCCCGCGCAGCGGGCTCCACTGCCCCCAGATCCCCTCGTGCCCCTCGGCGAGTGATGCCGACCAATGGACCCGGCGCGACATGATCCCGGCACGGTAGGTTCATGCCGTGCTACCGATGACTCTGCAAGAGATCACGGCCGTTGCCGGCGGGAGCGTTCGGGACGCCGCCGGCCCGGTGACAGTGACAGCCCCGGTGGTGTTCGACAGTCGGCGCGTGGAGCCCGGCGGGATGTTCGTGGCGCTACCCGGTGAACGCGTCGACGGGCACGACTACGCCGCCCAGGCCATCGAAGCGGGCGCGGCGGCGGTGCTGGCGTCGCGGCAGGTCGGGGTACCGGCCGTCGTCGTCGAGGACGTGCCCACCGCGTACGGGCGGCTGGCCCGCGCAGTGGTGGACCGGCTTCCACGCACCACGGTGATCGGGGTGACCGGCTCGGTGGGTAAGACCTCGACCAAAGACATTCTCGCCCAGGTGCTCCCCATGTTCGGCCCGACCGTGGCTAACCGGGGTTCGAACAACAACGAGCTTGGGTTGCCGTACACGGTCACCCGCGCCACCGAGGACACCCGCTATCTGGTGTTGGAGATGGGAGCGCGGGGCATCGGGCATGTGGCTTATCTGACCGGTATCGCCCCGCCCACGGTCAGCGTCGTCACTCGGGTCGGGCACGCGCACTTGGGCGAGTTCGGGTCGGTGGAGAACATCGCCCAGGCCAAAGGTGAGATCGTGGAAGCGCTTCCCTCCGCAGGCAAGGGAGGATTGGCCGTGCTCAACGGCGACGATCCGTTGGTGGCCGCGATGGCGTCCCGCACGGCCGCCCGGGTGCTCCGTTACGGCATCGAGCAGCCGGCCGACGTGCGCGCCGAGGGCGTGAGCGTGGACGAGTTGGGCCGCGCCCGGTTCCAGCTGGTGCACGACGGCCCGGCGGCCGAGGTGCGGTTGCGGCTCTACGGGTTGCACCAGGCGTCCAACGCGCTCGCTGCCGCTACCGTGGCCCTTGGGCTGGGTCATCCGATCGAGGCGGTAGCCGAGGCGGTGTCGCACGCGGAGGCGGTGTCACCGGGACGGATGCAGGTCACGACCCGCTCAGATGGCGTGACGGTCATCAACGACGCGTACAACGCCGCGCCCGACGCGATGCGAGCAGCGTTGAGGGCGCTGTACGCGATGACCGGGGACGGCCGGCGGGCGGTAGCGGTGCTCGGTGAGATGGCCGAGTTGGGCGACCACGCTCCGCAGGTGCATCGCGAGATTGGACAGCAGGTGATCGAGATCGGGGCTGGATGGCTGGTGGCGATCGGCGGGGCCGACGCCGAGCAGTACGCAGCCGGGGCCGCCGGTAACGGCACCACCGTCGATCGAGCGGCGGACGTGACCGAGGCATGGGAACTGCTGCGCGACGGGCTACGGCCGGGCGATGTCGTGTTGGTGAAGGCCGCGAACGGCGCCGGACTCCTCGCACTGGCGGAGAAGCTGACCGAGGAGCCCGGCACCGTCACCGCCGAGACGTAGCCATCACGCGGACAGCGCGACCTCAGATCGGTTCCTCAGGGTGTCCAGGATCGCCGCGCCGTAACCGGTCACGTCTCCGGTTCCCATCGTCACCACCACGTCGCCGCGGCCGGCCATCCGCGCGATGACCCGGGCCGCATGGTCCGGGCCGAGCGGCAGGCAGTAGCTACCCTCGCGCAGCCGCGTCCGGATGACCGTGCCGTCCGCGACCGGCCGCCCCGCCGGCACAGTGCCGTGCACGTCGAGCAGCAAGACGTGATCGGCCTTGTCCGCCAAGAGCCCGCCGATGCGGTCTCCGAAGGCCAGGACTCGGGCGTGACCGGACGGCTGAAACACCACGAACACGCGTCCCCGCGCCAGCGTCCGCGCGGCGTCGAGGTCGGCGGCGATCTCGTTCGGGTGATCGGCGTAGGAGTCGATCACCATTACCCCGCCCCGGGTGTCGATGTGCTCGAACCGCCTACGCACCCCGCCGAAGGTGCACGCCGCCCCGGCTACGTCGCCGGGGTCCAAGCCCAGTACCGCCGCGCACGCCATGGCCGCCGCCGCGTTGTTCAGGTGATGCGCCGCCGGAGTCGGCAGGGTCAGCCGGACCTCCGTTCCGTTCGGCATCCGCACCGTCGCGGACGCACTCCAGCCCTCGGCGTGCACGTCCAACAGCCGCACGTCCGCCGTCCGATCCCGGCCGTACCGCAGTACCGTCAGGTCGGGACGCTCGTCGGCGATCACATCGGCGGTCACCGTCGCCCCAACGCAATCCGCGTTGACGATCAGGAAGCCGTACGGCGCGACCCGGCCGCCGAACTCGACGTAGGCCCGCAGGACCTCGGCGTGGCTGACGAAGTTCTCCGGGTGGTCGTCGGTCACATTCGTGACGACCGCGATCGACGGAGTGAGGAAGTGAAACGAGCGATCCGACTCGTCCGCCTCCGCCACCAGCAGCCGGGACGCGCCGAGGTGGGCGCCAGAGCCCGCCCCAGTCAGGTCGGCACCGATCAGGTACGTCGGGTCCTGCCCAAGGGTGCGCAGGATGTGAGCGAGCATGCCCGCCGTGGTGGACTTGCCGTGCGACCCGGACACCGCCACCAGCCGCCGCGCGGCGGCCAACTCGTCGAGGACCTGCGCCCGGTGCACCACCGGAATGCCCGCCACCCGGGCCGCACGCACCTCGGGCGCGTTCTGCGCGACGGTGGTGTAGACGACGCAGCTCGCACCCTCGATGTGCGCCGGGTCGTGCCCGACCTGCACTCGCACGCCGGCCGCACGCAGCGCCGCCAGCGTGGCCGAGTCACGTAGATCGCTGCCGCTGACCTCGTGACCCAACTCGGCCAGCAGCCGCGCCAGGCCGGACATCGCGCAACCGCCGATGCCCACGAAATACGGACGGGACAGGTCGATCGGACCGGTGTACGCCTCGATCGTCGGGTTACCAGTGATCGTGTCGGTCATGGTGCCGTGTCTCCTTCGGTAGAGCTGACAGGGTGATGCCACGAGCTGACGTGCTAGGGAGTCCACTCCTTCCGATCGATGCGATTCCTTGCGCGACCGAGTGGCCTCGGGTCACCAGCTCGGCCGCGCCAGCCCAATCGATCTGCGTCGGACGATCCGCCGGCACTGCCGCCGCAGCGCGCCTGGCATCCGATCCAGGGCTGCCCGACGACATCAGCACTCACGACGCCGCACCGACCGATGCCCGGGACGAGCCCGTGGCTGACCCGGCGCGTATTCCGCAGCGGCGCGCGCCGGAGGCCGGGCAGGCAACGTGCATGCATCGTCAGCGGCAACGGATCGCGGAGCAGCCAGGAGGCCCGGACCACCGACGCGGCGCGCGTTGACTAGCTCAGGGCGTGTCGCCCCAGGAATCCGCCGAGGCAGACGAAGCGAACTGCGAAACACTCGTACGGCGTGCTCCCGCTCCGCGCATGGTCCCAGCGTTCCGCAGCCGATACACCGGCCGTCCGCACTCGACACCGCATGCCGCTCCAACGCGACCTGTGCGGCGTCGAGCTGTTCGCCGCCGGAATAAGTCGCCACGCGATCGACCTCCACAGGGGGCAGGGCACGCCGCATGGAGGAACGCGTGCGCCTCCACACGGCGGCCCTGCCCATCACCCACCACCACGGCGCACACCGCTCGTAGAAGTGGGGAGCCGCCAACAGTTCTCCGTACGCGAGACCGGTGTGAGATAAGGCGATTCCTTCCGCCGCATCGGTCGCCGGCCCGGCTACCTGTAGCGAACCGCAAACCACGGGCGGTAGGTACGCTGTGACGCACGTCGAAGCGGTGAACGTGGTGAAAGATCAACTTTCGGACGGGGGTAACCGTGCCGCACATAGGAGCGAGCAACGCCAAGCTCGCAGCCGTGATAGCCGAGGCCGGCATGTCACACGCCGAGGTGGCACGGGCGTTCGTTCGCGTCGCGCAGGAAATGAACGCAAAGGAGTTCAGCGGAGTCGGCCGCTCCCACGTGTCGCACTGGGTCGCCGGCTCCAAGCCCTCCGGGCGAGCACCCGGCCTGCTGTGCGAGGCACTGTCACGAAAGCTTGGCCGGGTAGTCACGCTCGATGAGATCGGGTTACCAGCTCCGCTGCTGTCCTCCAGAGACATGCTCGGATGGCGGGTCGATACGCTGGCTGCGCTAACCGAACTCGGGAGAGTCGACGTGGACGCTGAACGCAGACGCGTACTCAGCACTGCCGCTTACTCGCTCGCCGCGCTGACTCTGCCCGGCGGACGCTGGTGGGAACAGATGGCCGAACGCGGCCAAGCACGCGGCGCAGCAGGCGGCAAGATGGTCGGCCGAGGCGACGTCGACGCCGTGCGCGACATGGCGTCGTTGTTCTCCCGAGTCGACCAACGCCGGGGCGGTGGCCACGCTCGCTTAGCGGTGGTGCAGTACCTCACCTCTGACGTGGCGAGCTTCCTATGCGGACGCTACGCCGACGACGCACTCAGGCGAGACATGTTTACGGCCGCCAGCGAACTTTCCTACCTCGCCGGCTGGATGGCTTTCGACAACGGTGAGCACAACGTTGCTCAGCACTATTTCAACGTGTCAGTAAAGTTGGCTGCCGAGGCCGAGAATCCGGCGATGGCAGGCCACGTACTGCGCGCAATGGCTCACCAGGCGATCGATCTGGGGCACCACAAACATTCTTTGAATCTCGCATCAGCGTCGATGGACACCCAGCGCTACAAGGCCGCAGCCCCACGAGAGCGGGCACTACTCGGCGTCGTCTACGCTCGCGCACTCGGGGTGAACGGGGAGACCCAACAGGCTGCTCGCGCGCTTCTGCAAGCTGAGGACGATCTTGCCGCCGCCTCAGATGGCGACGATGAGCCCGGGCGTGTGTTCTTCTTCGGGGAGGCTAGCCTGGCGCACGAGACAGCATGTGCGCTGCGCGACACCGGCGACCTGACCGGCGCAGCGAAGCAATTCCGCCGGAGCGTCAAGACCCGCAAAGCATCATCCTTTACCCGAACCCATGCCGTCACACTCGGCTACATGGGGGCAATTCAAGCCAGGCAAGGTGACATCGAGGAGGCGTGCGATACATGGTCGCGCTCCCTGGATGCGATGGACGGAGTACGGTCAGGCCGCACGCGTCAGGTCGCAGCGGAAATGCGCGCCCTCCTTTCTCCCTATAAACGCCGCAGCATTCGAGTAGTCCAAGACGTGGATATGCGGGCCAGGAATTACCTCTCATCTTTCGCGTAATACGAGACATCTGATCACAATAGTGGGAGGCCGGAGTGGCAGCCGAGAAGTTTACAGTGGAGCCCGTTGCGCATGTGGTGGGTGGGAGAAGCGAGCCGACCGACGATTACTGGGGCGGAAGTCAGGCAATTATCCGAATTGATGATGAGCGTTTCACGCCGGAAGCCACCAGAGGGCTGGAAGAGTTCTCCCATCTTGAGGTTGTCTTTCGGTTCCACCTCACTGATCCGACTGATCTCAACCTAGGCGCGCGTCGTCCCAGAGACAACCCACAGTGGCCAGAGGTGGGCATTTTCGGTCATCGAAACATGCGGCGCATCAACTGGTTGGGTGTATCTCGATGCCGCCTGGCCAAAGTTGACGGCCTTGATCTTTACGTCGAGGAATTAGACGCGGTGGACGGTACCCCCATTCTGGACATCAAGCCATGGTTCTCGGAGTTCGGCCCGAGAGGTGGAATTCGTCAAGCCGGATGGACTACGCAGATGTTAGGGCCATACTTCGCCAAGCGCGCCGAGTAGTAGGTAGACCGGGGTGGCTACGCTTAAGAATTCCAGAGGAAAGTTCTTCCACGTTCACAGGATGCCGCCAGATCTAAACTTCTGGCTGTACTTTTTTCGCCACGCCGGACGAGAGGCGGAGCTAGATCCAGCACTGGTGCGGCGCGCCCAGGGGTGGCAGCCCGAGCGCTCGAACTGCCCCCGCTTGACATTCCTCTTGGATGACCTTATTGACGCCGTTCCTGCTGAATGGCGCGCGTTAGCCGCAAATCTGTTCGCAGGTCGAGTGCTTCAGGGGGACGTGAATGCAGCCGCTTGGACCGAGCGCAAAGCGGGCATATTAGAGATCAACGTACAATACTCGTTCACATTGAGCGCTTACGCCGCAGCCTATGACGAATTCTTTCATCACCTAAAAGACTTTTCCCTTCATGTTATGCGGGACGCCATCAAGGCGGAGGAGTTGAGTGCTTCAATCAACAAGCGTTTCCAGGAGCCCTGGGATCAGTTAGAAAATGCGCGTGAGGCATGGCTAGATCGACGCCTTGTAGCCACCGGCAACCCCGTTCGGCTTCGCCTGACCATGGGGCGTGAGGACGTACAAGAGGACATGGTTGACGCAGCGGAGTCCTTCGTGATAGCCCACGAGCTCTCGCATCACCTCCTTGGCCATACAGTCAGCAGAAGAGACAAGCGACGGGCCAAACTAATCGTCGACCGGACAGTCGAGAGGCTCGGACTATTCCCAGCTATGGCCGCACTGAACAACTCTCAGCGCGAGGAGCTTCAGGCCGACCTGCTCGCGTACCTAATTGTCGCGCAGGCAATAGAACGGGATCCAACGTTCGCTGACCTATACCGAGCCGTCGCAGGCTCGTCGCTTGCGCTCATAACGTTAGCGCACGTCACTGGCGAGTGGGTGGAATCCGATTCTGCCAGTACGCACCCAGGCTTCGTGACTCGATTTGCTGTAATGCAAAGCCTAACGGAATCGTTTTCGGCAGCTTCTGTGCCGGGCAGAATCGGAGATCATCCGCTCGGTTTCCTAGCTCAACTCTCCACCTTCGCGGCTGTCGCTCTAAGTGCATGGATGAGTCGCCACTATCCGGGGGAGCGGCCGGCCACAATCGAACAGGCTCTGAGTCACCTTATCAAATTGATGGACAGGGTGTATGGCGGTACGCCTGCACTGCGAGCCGAGGGCTCATCGACTGTCGTTCTTCCACCAGTAACAGGGTAGCTTTCGGTGGCCGTAGACAAGATGCGGGAGGGTTGCTGCGCCCGCGACCATCGAGCCGCGCGGTCCAAGCTAAGGACTGCCGTTGTTGGTGAGCCCGTTGTGAGCCCGGATGCCTCAACATTGAAGATCACGGGCAGGCATCCGATGGCATCCATAGGGGCATCTACCTCGACAGATAGACACCCCTATGGATTGTCAGTAACCCCGAATCACGATCGGAATTCAACTTCTAATCCCAAGGCTTTGGCCTGATTCGACTCTGACTCGGTGCACGGCCTCAGAGGATGTCGGAGGCTGCTGAGAGAATCGGCCAGCAAGCTCAGTCCCGATCCGAGGGAGTTCAGATGGCTGCGTACAATTTCGAAGTCAGGATGCCGTGCGCTCACGCCCGGTGGGTCGAGTTCAATGGCATGGGTAAGCCGTGACCGCCGAGGAGCAGGTCGAACCGCTTGAGGTCCAACCCGAGACACCCGCGGCCGAGGGCGACACCGCAATAGGAGTGGTGCCATCCCCGCAACGAGACCTGATCTCCGGGAGGGTCTCAGATGCTTACGATAAGGTGCCGTCGATTGGCGACCGCTGGACCCGCTGGTACGACCTTCCCTACAAGTTGCTGTGGTTCCTCCAGACCAACTGGCGGCGCAAGATCATTCCCCAACCGGCACTCCGTGCTCTCCGCCGCTGGTCCATCGATCTCAGCCAGTTCAACAAACTTGAGCGAGACAGAGTCTGGGACCCGAGTGACCGGTTGCACGACTTCCAAGTGCCCGCTGATGAACACGTGAACATGCCGGGCATCTGGGTGGTGGAATTGTTCCCGCCGAGCGCTTTTGCCCGACTGGAGCGGGCGATCGATAGGAATGGCTGGGATGGGAACCGTTGGATGTCTGGTGCCCAAGAAACCAACGTCAACATGCTGCTAAAGTCTCGTGCTCGCATGGGATGGAACTGGTGGCGAATGGCTTCGATTCAGGACATCAATGGGACGTACATGATGCCTGACGGAGTGCGCGCCCAGTTGCCGCCTGAGTTCGGCTACATCGAGTTGAAGGCCATGCAGGTTGGATCCGGCCTAACTGCTGTTGTTGCTCACATCGAACTCTCCAAGTTGGGTGCCACACACCTCGATGAGGTGTGGCATCAGCCTCACGAGCCGATGTTAACCCGTCGAGACGGGCGGCTTCATGCACTTGATCGTATGTGGGCTGGATTCCACGTCACGCAGACGGCCCGAGAACGGCTGCACCAGTTGGCACGGAAGTGGATGAATGAGAGTTGCGATGGCGTCTTTGGTGAGTTCAACAGTCCTCAGACACTGATCGATATGCTTATTTTGGACCAGCACGACCCGACTGACGTTAGCGACGACCGCGACCGCGACAAGTTCGATGTGTTCCGAGCGCTCGGAATCACGGAGACGGACCTCTACTACTACACCTCCGCTGACATTCCCAAGATGCATTTGGTCCCGACTTCGCCGTCAATGGCGCGAGGCATTAGCACTGACCGCACGTGGGCACTTTGGGGCCAGCGTCAGGCTGTTGTGGACAGCGCCACCCACTTGACTGGCTACGGCGACGATCCGAACCGAGCTATAGCGCATCGCTATGGCGACGCGATCGAGAGCTTCTTGGTGACGCTGGCCGTATCTGACTTGCTCGAAACGGTCGAGGCTAGCTATGCGCTGATTCGAGATCGTGCTCGTGCGCAGCATGGCCGCTTTAAGGCCAAAGTCATCAACGACCTCCGCGAGCAACTGCTGACCCTCAGCATCGACGTAGCGACCGTTAAGCGCGACTTGGAAAGGTCCTGGAAATCCCGACCCCGGTTTGAGGAGGAGGCGGAGTTCACGATCGATTACTCGCCACGCATTCGAGCCAGCTCCGATCTAAAGGACAAGCCGGTTCACATGAATACCGAGCTGCGGAAGCGTCAGAAAGAGCGATTCGAGGAACTAACCGCTGCTGACCGTGATTACCGGGACATCCTCTCGACGGTGGCCTCGCTGGGTGCCTCAGTAAATGCCGCCAAGACCGGTCGCCGTGCGCTGTGGGTTGCCTTCGTGTCGCTGGTGGTTGCCTCCGTAACCGTCGTGGTGACCGACATTGGCGACAGGAGCCTGTTCAACGAGGTGATGGAGTTCCTGCGGAGCCTGCTTTGAAGCCGAACGCGGCGGCTCGAAAGACACGCCCTGGTTAATCTTGGCACCGGCCGCCATGCCGACTGCCATCGCGTAACGTTGCCAGGATGACCGAGCCTCCAGCCCCTTCC
This is a stretch of genomic DNA from Micromonospora sp. WMMD1082. It encodes these proteins:
- a CDS encoding Tat pathway signal protein — encoded protein: MIAEAGMSHAEVARAFVRVAQEMNAKEFSGVGRSHVSHWVAGSKPSGRAPGLLCEALSRKLGRVVTLDEIGLPAPLLSSRDMLGWRVDTLAALTELGRVDVDAERRRVLSTAAYSLAALTLPGGRWWEQMAERGQARGAAGGKMVGRGDVDAVRDMASLFSRVDQRRGGGHARLAVVQYLTSDVASFLCGRYADDALRRDMFTAASELSYLAGWMAFDNGEHNVAQHYFNVSVKLAAEAENPAMAGHVLRAMAHQAIDLGHHKHSLNLASASMDTQRYKAAAPRERALLGVVYARALGVNGETQQAARALLQAEDDLAAASDGDDEPGRVFFFGEASLAHETACALRDTGDLTGAAKQFRRSVKTRKASSFTRTHAVTLGYMGAIQARQGDIEEACDTWSRSLDAMDGVRSGRTRQVAAEMRALLSPYKRRSIRVVQDVDMRARNYLSSFA
- the murC gene encoding UDP-N-acetylmuramate--L-alanine ligase, whose translation is MTDTITGNPTIEAYTGPIDLSRPYFVGIGGCAMSGLARLLAELGHEVSGSDLRDSATLAALRAAGVRVQVGHDPAHIEGASCVVYTTVAQNAPEVRAARVAGIPVVHRAQVLDELAAARRLVAVSGSHGKSTTAGMLAHILRTLGQDPTYLIGADLTGAGSGAHLGASRLLVAEADESDRSFHFLTPSIAVVTNVTDDHPENFVSHAEVLRAYVEFGGRVAPYGFLIVNADCVGATVTADVIADERPDLTVLRYGRDRTADVRLLDVHAEGWSASATVRMPNGTEVRLTLPTPAAHHLNNAAAAMACAAVLGLDPGDVAGAACTFGGVRRRFEHIDTRGGVMVIDSYADHPNEIAADLDAARTLARGRVFVVFQPSGHARVLAFGDRIGGLLADKADHVLLLDVHGTVPAGRPVADGTVIRTRLREGSYCLPLGPDHAARVIARMAGRGDVVVTMGTGDVTGYGAAILDTLRNRSEVALSA
- the murF gene encoding UDP-N-acetylmuramoyl-tripeptide--D-alanyl-D-alanine ligase gives rise to the protein MTLQEITAVAGGSVRDAAGPVTVTAPVVFDSRRVEPGGMFVALPGERVDGHDYAAQAIEAGAAAVLASRQVGVPAVVVEDVPTAYGRLARAVVDRLPRTTVIGVTGSVGKTSTKDILAQVLPMFGPTVANRGSNNNELGLPYTVTRATEDTRYLVLEMGARGIGHVAYLTGIAPPTVSVVTRVGHAHLGEFGSVENIAQAKGEIVEALPSAGKGGLAVLNGDDPLVAAMASRTAARVLRYGIEQPADVRAEGVSVDELGRARFQLVHDGPAAEVRLRLYGLHQASNALAAATVALGLGHPIEAVAEAVSHAEAVSPGRMQVTTRSDGVTVINDAYNAAPDAMRAALRALYAMTGDGRRAVAVLGEMAELGDHAPQVHREIGQQVIEIGAGWLVAIGGADAEQYAAGAAGNGTTVDRAADVTEAWELLRDGLRPGDVVLVKAANGAGLLALAEKLTEEPGTVTAET
- a CDS encoding SAM-dependent methyltransferase, producing MAAEKFTVEPVAHVVGGRSEPTDDYWGGSQAIIRIDDERFTPEATRGLEEFSHLEVVFRFHLTDPTDLNLGARRPRDNPQWPEVGIFGHRNMRRINWLGVSRCRLAKVDGLDLYVEELDAVDGTPILDIKPWFSEFGPRGGIRQAGWTTQMLGPYFAKRAE
- a CDS encoding DUF2945 domain-containing protein is translated as MAEKEFHRGDHVSWASHSGRGRGVVQEKLTERKQVRGHTVNASPEAPQYRIRNDHSGRDVAHRPEVLRREPE
- a CDS encoding Uma2 family endonuclease, whose product is MLLCRAGLPSDRSRLRPADVVLAVEVVSPGTRRVDRFAKPGEYAAAGIPFYWRIEQDPVHLYAYRLGDRIGPGGERQYELVADSAELIELTEPFEIKLPIADVTP